One region of Streptomyces sp. NBC_00442 genomic DNA includes:
- a CDS encoding GntR family transcriptional regulator, producing the protein MPEHGRIPKYYAVKAQVALLVDELGEGGLLPTERELALRYEVARETVRQALRELILEGRLRRRGRGTVVAGPKLEQPLSLASYTEGVRRQGRTPGRHLITLERFPCPPVLAAETGLRRGEPVWHMERVLLADEERVGLESTYAPVARMPDLDREFTPDSSFYAYLRDRLGVTLGGVDERIETVLATPREALLIGTPPGLPMLLIHRVSRDAEGAPLERVRTLYRGDRFSFTTHLGGAEDGVPRSSPRP; encoded by the coding sequence ATCCCCGAGCACGGGCGCATCCCCAAGTACTACGCCGTCAAGGCGCAAGTGGCCCTGCTCGTCGATGAGTTGGGGGAGGGCGGGCTGCTGCCGACCGAGCGAGAACTGGCGCTGCGGTACGAAGTCGCGCGGGAGACGGTACGCCAGGCGCTGCGCGAGCTGATCCTCGAAGGGAGGCTGCGCCGCCGGGGCCGGGGCACGGTGGTCGCGGGGCCCAAGCTGGAACAGCCGCTCTCGCTGGCCAGTTACACCGAGGGGGTGCGCCGCCAAGGCCGAACGCCCGGCCGTCACCTCATCACCCTCGAACGGTTCCCCTGCCCGCCCGTGCTCGCCGCCGAGACCGGGCTGCGCCGCGGGGAGCCCGTCTGGCACATGGAGCGGGTGCTGCTCGCGGACGAGGAGCGGGTGGGGCTCGAGAGTACGTACGCGCCGGTGGCCCGTATGCCGGACCTGGACCGGGAGTTCACCCCGGACTCCTCCTTCTACGCGTATCTGCGGGACCGGCTCGGTGTGACCCTCGGCGGGGTCGACGAGCGCATCGAGACGGTGCTGGCGACTCCGCGGGAGGCGTTGCTCATCGGTACGCCGCCGGGGTTGCCGATGCTGCTCATCCACCGGGTGTCGCGGGATGCGGAGGGTGCGCCGCTGGAGCGGGTCCGCACGCTGTACCGGGGTGACCGGTTCTCCTTCACGACCCACCTCGGCGGGGCGGAGGACGGCGTCCCGCGCAGTTCCCCGCGCCCCTGA
- a CDS encoding TIGR03364 family FAD-dependent oxidoreductase, with protein sequence MRVIVVGAGVLGTMHAWHAVERGHEVVHIERESEARGASLRNFGQIWVSGRAGGEELDTALRARELWEGIGARVPGIGFRANGSLTPLRTAAELAVAEAALAREDAPARGYKLLTAAEARVLNPALRGDFTAALWCERDAAVEPRIAQLALKKALLASGKYSFLGGREVRDVVEGVHGRAVRDDHGDLHTGDTVILCTGAWLGGLARELAPDLPVRRVRLQMMQTAPLGEPLATSVADPDSFRYYPAYAGEALDALNAAQAQDPIAAAHKMQLLMVQRADGGLTIGDTHEYEHPFAFDVAEEPYDHLVRVVESYLGRPLPKIQRRWAGVYAQCTDSSRVVHRQQVRNGVWLVTGPGGRGMTCSPAIAERTANELEW encoded by the coding sequence GTGAGAGTCATCGTCGTAGGAGCCGGCGTGCTGGGAACCATGCACGCCTGGCACGCAGTGGAACGCGGCCACGAGGTCGTACACATCGAGCGCGAGAGCGAGGCGCGCGGAGCCTCGCTCCGCAACTTCGGCCAGATATGGGTCAGTGGCCGGGCCGGCGGCGAGGAGCTGGACACCGCGCTGCGCGCCCGCGAGCTGTGGGAGGGCATCGGCGCCCGCGTCCCCGGTATCGGGTTCCGGGCCAACGGCTCGCTCACCCCCCTGCGCACCGCCGCCGAACTCGCGGTAGCGGAAGCCGCGTTGGCTCGTGAGGACGCTCCCGCCCGCGGCTACAAGCTCCTCACCGCCGCCGAGGCCCGCGTCCTCAACCCTGCCCTGCGCGGCGACTTCACGGCCGCTCTGTGGTGCGAACGCGATGCCGCCGTCGAGCCCCGTATCGCGCAACTCGCCCTGAAAAAAGCACTGTTGGCGTCCGGAAAGTACAGCTTCCTGGGCGGGCGGGAAGTGCGTGACGTCGTCGAGGGAGTGCACGGCCGTGCCGTCCGCGACGACCACGGCGACCTGCACACCGGCGACACCGTGATCCTGTGCACGGGCGCCTGGCTCGGTGGGCTCGCCCGTGAGCTCGCCCCCGACCTGCCGGTGCGCCGCGTACGCCTCCAGATGATGCAGACCGCGCCGCTCGGTGAGCCGCTGGCCACCTCCGTCGCGGACCCCGACAGCTTCCGCTACTACCCGGCGTACGCGGGCGAGGCGCTCGACGCGCTCAACGCCGCGCAGGCCCAGGACCCGATCGCGGCAGCGCACAAGATGCAGCTCCTCATGGTGCAGCGCGCGGACGGCGGCCTGACCATCGGCGACACCCACGAGTACGAGCACCCCTTCGCCTTCGACGTGGCCGAGGAGCCGTACGACCACCTCGTCCGGGTCGTCGAGTCCTACCTGGGCAGGCCGCTGCCCAAGATTCAGCGCCGCTGGGCCGGGGTCTACGCCCAGTGCACCGACTCCTCGCGCGTCGTGCACCGCCAGCAGGTGCGAAACGGGGTGTGGCTGGTGACCGGGCCCGGCGGACGCGGCATGACCTGCTCGCCCGCCATTGCCGAGCGGACCGCCAACGAGCTGGAATGGTAA
- a CDS encoding HAD family hydrolase — MNTYNLVVLDMAGTTVADGGLVERAFASAADRLGVEPGSAEHATMLDYVRATMGESKISVFRHLFGDEAKARRANTAFEEAYATLVDGGLIAPVPGARGAIERLTAEGRTVVLTTGFARVTQDAILAALGWQDVVPLTLCPADAGGRGRPFPDMVLSAFLRTGAVGSVRDIAVAGDTSYDMLSGVRSGAGVVAGVLTGAHDKEALAGAGATHVLGSVVELAHTLAELEAAQ, encoded by the coding sequence ATGAACACGTACAACCTGGTCGTGCTCGACATGGCGGGCACCACCGTCGCCGACGGCGGGCTCGTCGAGCGGGCCTTCGCGAGCGCGGCCGACCGCCTCGGCGTCGAGCCCGGCTCGGCGGAACACGCCACCATGCTCGACTACGTCCGGGCCACCATGGGCGAGTCCAAGATCTCGGTCTTCCGTCACCTCTTCGGCGACGAGGCCAAGGCGCGGCGCGCCAACACCGCCTTCGAGGAGGCGTACGCGACCCTCGTCGACGGCGGGCTCATCGCGCCCGTGCCGGGGGCTCGCGGCGCGATCGAGCGGCTCACCGCCGAAGGCCGGACCGTGGTCCTGACCACCGGATTCGCCCGTGTCACCCAGGACGCGATCCTCGCGGCGCTCGGCTGGCAGGACGTCGTCCCGCTCACCCTGTGCCCGGCCGACGCGGGCGGCCGCGGCCGGCCCTTCCCCGACATGGTGCTCAGCGCCTTCCTGCGCACCGGCGCCGTCGGCTCGGTGCGCGACATCGCGGTGGCCGGCGACACCTCGTACGACATGCTCAGCGGCGTGCGGTCCGGGGCGGGAGTCGTCGCGGGCGTGCTGACCGGCGCCCACGACAAGGAGGCCCTCGCCGGGGCCGGGGCCACTCATGTGCTCGGCTCCGTCGTCGAACTTGCGCACACACTGGCCGAGTTGGAGGCGGCGCAGTGA
- a CDS encoding ABC transporter ATP-binding protein, producing the protein MSGAAPPGAPHRGGIRFDGVTVAYHGTVVLDALDLTVEPGEVMALLGPSGSGKTTALRAVAGFVQPAAGRVFIGGSDVTRLPPHRRGIGMVVQQYALFPHLRVEDNVAFGLRAQRVPRARIPARVAEALAMTGMDSYAKRYPRELSGGQQQRVAIARALAIRPGVLLLDEPLSALDAQLRSGMLAELARLHRELPDVSILYVTHDQLEALTLADRIAVMDRARLQDCGTPQDLYRRPRSEFTASFVGNANLLPVRVGVGSVRFGDTELSVATDQVARGARATLCVRPHLVRLGAGPNALRGRIAEVQWRGATHRLEVDVDGHHVKADVRELRTTPALGDEVTLHFAREDAVLIPAGVTGG; encoded by the coding sequence GTGAGCGGCGCCGCCCCGCCGGGCGCGCCGCACCGCGGCGGCATCCGCTTCGACGGCGTCACCGTCGCCTACCACGGCACCGTCGTCCTCGACGCGCTCGACCTGACCGTCGAACCCGGCGAGGTCATGGCCCTGCTCGGCCCCTCGGGGTCCGGCAAGACCACCGCGCTGCGGGCCGTCGCCGGGTTCGTCCAGCCGGCCGCGGGGCGGGTGTTCATCGGCGGGAGCGACGTGACCCGCCTGCCGCCCCACCGGCGCGGCATCGGCATGGTCGTCCAGCAGTACGCGCTCTTCCCGCACCTGCGGGTCGAGGACAACGTCGCGTTCGGGCTGCGGGCGCAGAGGGTTCCCCGGGCGCGGATCCCCGCCCGGGTCGCCGAAGCCCTCGCCATGACCGGCATGGACAGCTACGCCAAGCGGTATCCGCGCGAGCTCTCCGGCGGCCAGCAGCAGCGCGTCGCCATCGCCCGCGCGCTCGCCATCCGCCCCGGTGTCCTCCTCCTCGATGAGCCGCTCTCGGCGCTCGACGCGCAGCTGCGCTCCGGCATGCTGGCCGAACTCGCGCGCCTGCACCGCGAGTTGCCCGACGTCTCCATCCTGTACGTCACACATGACCAACTGGAGGCGCTCACCCTGGCCGACCGCATCGCCGTCATGGACCGGGCCCGCCTCCAGGACTGCGGAACCCCGCAGGACCTGTACCGCAGGCCGCGTTCGGAGTTCACGGCGTCGTTCGTCGGCAACGCGAACCTCCTCCCGGTGCGGGTGGGGGTGGGATCCGTACGGTTCGGGGACACCGAGCTCTCCGTCGCCACCGACCAGGTCGCCCGCGGGGCGAGGGCCACGCTGTGCGTGCGGCCGCACCTGGTGCGGCTCGGCGCCGGGCCGAACGCGCTGCGGGGAAGGATCGCGGAGGTGCAGTGGCGGGGGGCCACACATCGGCTGGAGGTCGATGTCGATGGGCACCACGTGAAGGCGGACGTGCGGGAGCTGCGCACCACCCCCGCCCTGGGCGACGAGGTCACCCTGCACTTCGCCCGCGAGGACGCGGTGCTCATTCCCGCGGGGGTGACCGGTGGGTAG
- a CDS encoding 2-aminoethylphosphonate ABC transporter permease subunit — translation MGARIWALPPVLVLVAVFLYPLALVVRQSFSPDSGGTSLRPYADVFSSTAFREALTTTVWLAAGATAGCLVLGFVLALVIAFVPFPGGKAVAKFIDVFLSFPSFLITLALLFVYGSVGMANGLWTDISGAPSGPFQFLTTPWGVLLAEITYFTPFVMRPLLAAFSQLDTAQLEVASSLGARPARIVRQVILPEALPALASGGALVLVMCLNEFGIVLFTGAKGVTTLPMLVYSKAILESDYPAACVVAVVNVVMSVGLYGLYRVVSRRVGA, via the coding sequence CTGGGCGCCCGCATATGGGCGTTGCCCCCCGTCCTCGTCCTCGTGGCCGTCTTCCTCTACCCCCTCGCCCTCGTCGTCCGGCAGTCGTTCTCGCCGGACTCGGGCGGTACCTCCCTCCGGCCCTACGCGGACGTGTTCTCCTCCACCGCGTTCCGGGAGGCGCTCACCACCACCGTGTGGCTCGCGGCCGGGGCGACCGCCGGATGCCTCGTGCTCGGGTTCGTGCTCGCGCTGGTCATCGCCTTCGTGCCGTTCCCCGGCGGGAAGGCCGTCGCCAAGTTCATCGACGTCTTCCTGTCCTTCCCGTCCTTCCTGATCACGCTCGCCCTGCTGTTCGTCTACGGCAGCGTCGGCATGGCCAACGGGCTGTGGACGGACATCAGCGGCGCGCCCAGCGGGCCGTTCCAGTTCCTGACCACGCCGTGGGGGGTACTGCTCGCGGAGATCACGTACTTCACGCCGTTCGTGATGCGCCCCCTGCTCGCCGCGTTCTCCCAACTGGACACCGCCCAGCTGGAGGTGGCGTCCTCGCTCGGGGCCCGGCCGGCCAGGATCGTGCGGCAGGTGATCCTGCCCGAGGCGCTGCCCGCGCTCGCGTCCGGCGGCGCGCTGGTCCTGGTGATGTGTCTCAACGAGTTCGGCATCGTCCTCTTCACCGGCGCGAAGGGCGTCACCACGCTGCCGATGCTCGTCTACAGCAAGGCGATCCTGGAGTCGGACTATCCGGCCGCCTGCGTCGTCGCCGTCGTCAACGTCGTGATGTCCGTGGGCCTCTACGGCCTCTACCGGGTGGTGAGCCGTCGTGTTGGTGCATAG
- a CDS encoding ABC transporter permease, which yields MLVHSRGGRRAVWTVFLVLFLPVFALPLLVIVAASFATNWSSAFPSGFTTSHYAAATTGETLQALTTSLVTALTASVLALTVGTWAALAAAALKKGGRRLMDALFVLPVAVPSVVVGLAVLVAFSKPPVLLNGTRWIVILAHTVLVMAFAYQSVSAAILRLDPMYEQAAASLGARPLRVLWRVRLPLLLPSLTAAAGLCFALSMGELSATMMLYPPDWTPLPVRIFAATDRGSLFTGAAVAVVLMGTTLLVLLAVSRIRTRASFR from the coding sequence GTGTTGGTGCATAGCCGCGGCGGCCGCCGGGCCGTCTGGACCGTCTTCCTCGTCCTGTTCCTGCCCGTCTTCGCGCTGCCGCTGCTCGTCATCGTGGCCGCGTCGTTCGCGACGAACTGGTCGAGCGCCTTCCCCTCCGGGTTCACCACCTCCCACTACGCCGCTGCGACCACGGGCGAGACCCTCCAGGCGCTCACCACCAGCCTGGTCACCGCCCTCACGGCGAGCGTTCTCGCGCTGACCGTCGGAACGTGGGCGGCGCTCGCCGCGGCCGCCCTGAAGAAGGGCGGACGGCGGCTCATGGACGCCCTGTTCGTGCTGCCGGTCGCCGTGCCGTCGGTGGTCGTCGGGCTCGCCGTCCTCGTCGCGTTCTCCAAGCCGCCGGTGCTCCTCAACGGGACGCGCTGGATCGTGATCCTGGCGCACACCGTTCTCGTCATGGCGTTCGCCTACCAGTCGGTTTCGGCCGCCATCCTGCGTCTGGACCCGATGTACGAGCAGGCCGCCGCCAGCCTGGGCGCCCGCCCCCTGCGGGTGCTGTGGCGGGTGCGGCTACCCCTGCTGCTGCCGTCCCTGACCGCGGCCGCCGGGCTCTGCTTCGCCCTGTCCATGGGCGAGTTGAGCGCCACGATGATGCTCTACCCGCCGGACTGGACACCGCTCCCGGTGCGGATCTTCGCGGCGACCGACCGTGGCTCGCTGTTCACCGGAGCGGCCGTCGCCGTGGTCCTCATGGGGACGACGCTGCTCGTCCTTCTCGCCGTCTCCCGCATCCGCACCAGAGCGTCCTTCCGCTGA
- a CDS encoding 2-aminoethylphosphonate ABC transporter substrate-binding protein, with amino-acid sequence MHRNTLTTLKPLAAAVGTLVLAATLSACGGDSAADSNAKTVTVYSADGLKGEKGDGWYDTVFKEFEAKTGIKVKYVEGGSGEMVQRAVREKSNTQADVLVTLPPFIQQAEGKGLLQKYVPAGADKVDGAAKSPDGTWTSVVNNYFGFVYNKKELKEAPKNWEDLLGAPYKNKIQYSTPGVAGDGTALVIKAMHDFGGKEAAMEYLRKLQANNVGPSASTGKLAPKVDKGELLAANGDVQMNYAQSKTMPNLGIWFPGTASGTKPSSFALPYAAGLVSGAPHSANGKKLLDFMLSEPAQKQVSAIGGGFAARTDIKATDPDAVALGKLMRDVDVFQPDWMDISKNLPKYVDAWKTATGS; translated from the coding sequence ATGCACAGAAACACCCTCACCACGCTCAAGCCGCTCGCCGCCGCCGTCGGCACCCTCGTCCTCGCCGCCACCCTGTCCGCCTGCGGCGGCGACTCCGCGGCCGACTCGAACGCGAAGACCGTCACCGTCTACAGCGCCGACGGCCTCAAGGGCGAGAAGGGTGACGGCTGGTACGACACTGTCTTCAAGGAATTCGAGGCGAAGACCGGCATCAAGGTCAAGTACGTCGAGGGCGGCTCCGGCGAGATGGTGCAGCGCGCTGTCCGCGAGAAGTCCAACACCCAGGCCGATGTGCTCGTCACCCTGCCCCCGTTCATCCAGCAGGCCGAGGGCAAGGGGCTGCTCCAGAAGTACGTGCCGGCCGGCGCGGACAAGGTGGACGGCGCCGCCAAGTCGCCCGACGGCACCTGGACCTCGGTCGTCAACAACTACTTCGGGTTCGTCTACAACAAGAAGGAGCTCAAGGAAGCCCCCAAGAACTGGGAGGACCTCCTGGGCGCCCCGTACAAGAACAAGATCCAGTACTCCACGCCGGGCGTCGCGGGCGACGGCACCGCGCTCGTCATCAAGGCCATGCACGACTTCGGCGGCAAGGAGGCCGCGATGGAGTACCTGCGCAAGCTCCAGGCCAACAACGTCGGCCCGTCCGCCTCCACCGGCAAGCTCGCACCCAAGGTCGACAAGGGCGAGCTGCTCGCCGCCAACGGCGATGTGCAGATGAACTACGCCCAGTCCAAGACCATGCCCAACCTCGGCATCTGGTTCCCCGGCACCGCGAGCGGCACCAAGCCGTCCTCCTTCGCCCTGCCGTACGCGGCCGGCCTGGTCAGCGGCGCCCCGCACAGCGCCAACGGCAAGAAGCTCCTGGACTTCATGCTGAGCGAGCCGGCGCAGAAGCAGGTCAGCGCGATCGGCGGCGGTTTCGCGGCGCGCACCGACATCAAGGCCACCGACCCGGACGCGGTCGCGCTCGGCAAACTGATGCGGGACGTCGACGTCTTCCAGCCCGACTGGATGGACATCTCGAAGAACCTGCCGAAGTACGTCGACGCGTGGAAGACGGCCACCGGCAGCTGA
- a CDS encoding HAD-IIA family hydrolase gives MAERKPIESWLTDMDGVLIHEGTPIPGADAFLKTLKESGRPFLVLTNNSIYTPRDLHARLMRMGLDVPVENIWTSALATAKFLDDQRPGGTAYVIGEAGLTTALHDIGYVLTDHEPDYVVLGETRTYSFEALTKAIRLINAGARFICTNPDETGPSQEGPLPATGAVAALITKATGKKPYFAGKPNPLMMRTGLNAIGAHSETSAMIGDRMDTDVLAGLEAGMQTFLVLTGLTRPDDVETYPFRPSKIVDSIADLVKLV, from the coding sequence ATGGCAGAGCGCAAGCCGATCGAATCCTGGCTCACCGACATGGACGGTGTCCTCATCCACGAGGGCACCCCCATCCCCGGTGCGGACGCCTTCCTCAAGACGCTCAAGGAGTCGGGCCGCCCCTTCCTCGTCCTCACCAACAACTCGATCTACACCCCGCGCGACCTGCACGCCCGCCTGATGCGGATGGGGCTCGACGTGCCGGTCGAGAACATCTGGACCTCCGCGCTCGCCACCGCGAAGTTCCTCGACGACCAGCGGCCCGGCGGCACCGCGTACGTCATCGGCGAGGCGGGCCTGACCACCGCGCTGCACGACATCGGGTACGTCCTGACCGACCACGAGCCGGACTACGTGGTGCTGGGCGAGACCCGCACGTACAGCTTCGAGGCGCTCACCAAGGCGATCCGGCTGATCAACGCCGGAGCCCGGTTCATCTGCACCAACCCGGACGAGACCGGGCCGAGCCAGGAAGGGCCGCTGCCCGCCACCGGCGCGGTGGCCGCGCTGATCACCAAGGCGACCGGCAAGAAGCCCTACTTCGCGGGCAAGCCCAACCCGCTCATGATGCGCACCGGCCTCAACGCGATCGGCGCGCACTCCGAGACCAGCGCCATGATCGGCGACCGGATGGACACCGATGTGCTCGCCGGTCTTGAGGCGGGCATGCAGACGTTCCTGGTCCTGACGGGGCTGACCCGGCCCGACGACGTGGAGACGTACCCCTTCCGGCCCTCCAAGATCGTCGACTCGATCGCCGATCTGGTGAAGCTCGTCTGA
- a CDS encoding class F sortase, with translation MSSARGSGRFVTGLAWAVLLLGLWLWGRDVSGGTGSTSAPTTGDIAAVGRPLGMPLPPAHDPLKGAAPQRVEIPSIGIAAPVVPRGLDADGAVDPPPFAQAGTVGWFDSGARPGQAGAALLVGHVDTQSRPAVFYGLSAARPGERIKVTGADGTIAEFTIDDVQVFSRRHFDAAKVYGPRQRGRAELRLITCGGTYDHKTKAYTANVVVSAYLTDARDPAPSKPRAS, from the coding sequence ATGTCCTCGGCGCGCGGCAGCGGGCGGTTCGTCACCGGCCTCGCCTGGGCCGTCCTGCTGCTCGGCCTGTGGCTGTGGGGCCGGGACGTCTCCGGAGGCACCGGCAGCACGTCGGCGCCGACCACGGGTGACATCGCGGCCGTGGGCCGCCCGCTCGGTATGCCGCTGCCGCCGGCGCACGACCCGCTCAAGGGCGCGGCGCCGCAGCGCGTGGAGATACCGTCCATAGGCATCGCGGCGCCGGTCGTGCCGCGCGGCCTCGATGCCGACGGCGCGGTCGATCCGCCGCCCTTCGCCCAGGCCGGCACGGTCGGCTGGTTCGACAGCGGGGCCCGGCCGGGTCAGGCGGGAGCCGCGCTGCTCGTCGGGCACGTGGACACCCAGAGCAGACCGGCCGTGTTCTACGGGCTGAGCGCCGCGCGCCCCGGCGAGCGGATCAAGGTGACCGGCGCCGACGGCACGATCGCCGAGTTCACCATCGACGACGTCCAGGTCTTCTCGCGCCGGCACTTCGACGCGGCGAAGGTGTACGGGCCCCGCCAGCGGGGCCGCGCCGAGCTGCGCCTGATCACCTGCGGCGGCACCTACGACCACAAGACGAAGGCCTACACCGCGAACGTGGTCGTCTCGGCCTATCTCACCGACGCGAGGGACCCGGCCCCTTCCAAGCCGCGGGCGTCCTGA
- a CDS encoding glycoside hydrolase family 6 protein — protein MYGSWAGAGVRVRVPAIAMALLAAGCGSGDVGHGADAGGSPEPSGLAQLGSSTSPFWVDPDTNAARQLAAYTRAGDSEKAALIRKIAEQPAGEWIAGSDPEGVVRGYTESAAKAGRTALLVLYNIPHRDCGQFSRGGAPDGDAYRGWVDQVARGIGERPATIVLEPDALLHVVDGCTPAEFREARYALLKGAVERLKRQPATKVYVDAGNAGWRSPEALDEPLRRAGITGADGFAVNVSNFQTTGASREFGEHLSAKVDGKHFVIDTSRNGNGPYTGGDPQERWCNPPGRALGERPTTDTGGGPVDAYVWAKRPGESDGPCKGGPPAGKWWPEYALSLAGNTR, from the coding sequence ATGTACGGGAGTTGGGCAGGGGCAGGCGTACGGGTCCGGGTGCCGGCCATCGCGATGGCGCTCCTCGCGGCGGGCTGCGGCAGCGGCGACGTGGGCCACGGAGCGGACGCGGGGGGCAGCCCCGAGCCGTCCGGACTCGCTCAACTCGGCTCGTCCACCAGCCCGTTCTGGGTGGACCCGGACACCAACGCGGCACGTCAGCTCGCCGCCTACACGCGGGCCGGCGACAGCGAGAAGGCCGCGCTCATCAGGAAGATCGCCGAGCAGCCGGCGGGTGAGTGGATCGCGGGGAGCGACCCCGAAGGGGTGGTCCGCGGCTACACCGAGTCAGCCGCGAAGGCCGGGCGCACGGCGCTGCTGGTCCTCTACAACATCCCGCACCGCGACTGCGGCCAGTTCTCCCGGGGCGGCGCCCCCGACGGCGACGCCTACCGAGGCTGGGTCGACCAGGTGGCGCGGGGCATCGGCGAGCGCCCCGCCACGATCGTCCTGGAACCGGACGCGCTCCTGCACGTCGTCGACGGCTGCACGCCGGCCGAGTTCCGCGAGGCGCGGTACGCGCTGTTGAAGGGCGCCGTCGAGCGGCTCAAGCGGCAGCCCGCGACGAAGGTGTACGTGGACGCGGGCAACGCCGGGTGGCGCTCGCCGGAGGCCCTGGACGAACCGCTGCGGCGGGCGGGCATCACGGGCGCCGACGGCTTCGCGGTCAACGTCTCCAACTTCCAGACGACGGGGGCGAGCCGGGAGTTCGGCGAGCACCTCTCCGCCAAGGTCGACGGCAAGCACTTCGTGATCGACACGAGCCGCAACGGCAACGGCCCCTACACCGGTGGCGATCCGCAGGAGAGGTGGTGCAATCCGCCCGGCCGTGCGCTCGGCGAACGGCCGACGACGGACACGGGCGGCGGCCCGGTCGACGCCTATGTGTGGGCGAAGCGGCCGGGGGAGTCGGACGGCCCTTGCAAGGGCGGCCCCCCGGCGGGCAAGTGGTGGCCGGAATACGCCCTGTCCCTCGCGGGCAACACCCGCTGA
- a CDS encoding peptidoglycan-binding protein — protein MEASTPGPVFEDYEPTAECGCAGCADRRRLRLLPVRDGGHPAAHGGARRALVAATAASMVLGAGTAAAAAPLPAPEGPGANRAADPGPPNGQGSTSGLHGAPGHAAPETPRPTTRAEIINRAKTWVTASVPYDMEAYWKDGYRQDCSGYVSMAWDLGTNEWTGSLAQFGVRVTRDELQPGDILLFHNPSDPNKGSHVVLFGGWTDYTHTYYTAYEQTPPHSRTQATPYAYWKNSASYVPYRYKGIAAGSAGAVPAADRDNGTGADSGSAAFPGADKFGPGADNAYVTRLGQMLVRRGGGRFYAQGPGPRWGTADLNATRAFQEAQGWTGADADGIPGARTWALLVQGTGKNIPPVPAGPPPSGSLSSGAVPAAAVPAAAAGAQAARPAYPGASTFRTGQSGPYVTRLGRQLVLKGFGTHYTSGPGPRWGEADRRNVEAFQRAQGWRGAEADGYPGPETWRRLFA, from the coding sequence ATGGAAGCCAGTACACCCGGACCGGTGTTCGAGGACTATGAGCCCACGGCCGAGTGCGGCTGCGCCGGCTGCGCCGACCGGCGGCGGCTGCGGCTGCTCCCGGTGCGCGACGGCGGCCACCCCGCGGCACACGGCGGAGCCCGCCGCGCACTGGTGGCGGCCACGGCGGCCTCCATGGTGCTCGGCGCGGGCACGGCGGCCGCGGCCGCCCCGCTCCCGGCGCCCGAGGGCCCCGGCGCGAACAGGGCCGCCGACCCGGGCCCGCCCAACGGGCAGGGCAGCACCAGCGGACTGCACGGAGCGCCCGGCCACGCCGCACCCGAGACGCCGCGGCCCACCACCCGGGCCGAGATCATCAACCGGGCCAAGACCTGGGTGACCGCGTCCGTGCCGTACGACATGGAGGCGTACTGGAAGGACGGGTACCGGCAGGACTGCTCCGGCTACGTCTCGATGGCGTGGGATCTCGGCACCAACGAGTGGACGGGGAGCCTCGCGCAGTTCGGGGTGCGGGTGACGCGCGACGAGCTGCAACCCGGCGACATCCTGCTCTTCCACAATCCGAGCGACCCCAACAAGGGCTCGCACGTCGTCCTCTTCGGCGGCTGGACCGACTACACGCACACCTACTACACCGCCTACGAGCAGACGCCGCCGCACTCCCGCACCCAGGCCACCCCGTACGCGTACTGGAAGAACTCGGCCAGTTACGTGCCCTACCGCTACAAGGGGATCGCCGCGGGCAGCGCGGGCGCGGTGCCCGCCGCCGACCGTGACAACGGCACGGGCGCCGACAGCGGGAGCGCGGCGTTCCCCGGGGCGGACAAGTTCGGGCCCGGCGCCGACAACGCTTACGTCACGCGGCTCGGCCAGATGCTGGTGCGGCGCGGCGGAGGCCGCTTCTACGCACAGGGCCCCGGGCCCCGCTGGGGGACGGCGGACCTGAACGCGACCCGGGCCTTCCAGGAGGCCCAGGGATGGACCGGCGCCGACGCCGACGGGATTCCCGGGGCGCGCACCTGGGCGCTGCTCGTGCAGGGGACCGGCAAGAACATCCCGCCCGTCCCGGCGGGTCCGCCGCCCTCGGGTTCGCTCTCCTCGGGTGCGGTGCCCGCCGCGGCGGTGCCTGCGGCCGCAGCCGGTGCGCAGGCGGCGCGGCCCGCCTACCCCGGTGCGAGCACCTTCCGTACGGGACAGAGCGGTCCGTACGTCACCCGGCTCGGCCGGCAGCTCGTGCTGAAGGGCTTCGGCACGCACTACACCTCGGGTCCCGGGCCGCGCTGGGGCGAGGCGGACCGGCGCAACGTCGAGGCGTTCCAGCGCGCACAGGGCTGGCGCGGCGCCGAGGCCGACGGCTACCCCGGCCCCGAGACGTGGCGGCGGCTCTTCGCATGA